The following proteins come from a genomic window of Aquabacterium sp. A3:
- a CDS encoding cytochrome c biogenesis protein ResB — protein sequence MSDASVTTTLPGRHAGREAIELLASMRFAIALLTVICIASAIGTVILQGEPLVNYVEQFGPFWAEVFGVLGLYRIYSAPWFLVILAFLVVSTSLCIARNTPKILADWRTHKEQVREQALLAFHHHAEGEMPGSLDDGRQRVQGLLQARGWSIKTERREASARGAAGIMFGARQGAANKLGYLAAHGAIVLICLGGLFDGDLLIKWQAWAKDLTVFQGPGDDIERSKLGVDNPSYRANLFVPEGQRTNAAVVQMSDGMLLQPLPFDVELKKFIVEYYSTGMPKRFASEVRIHDPAKPSPQDFTIEVNHPLVYDGVTLFQSSFEDGGSSVTLQPVRLDGRSLGAPPPVDAQVRGPAVRMPDAWWGGQGKRLEVSDLKLINVEDLSQAQRVLPEDEAAQAASAATEDWATGLEKHLGSGAKKPGDKKLFNLGPAVSYKLRDEAGQAREFHNFMMPVTLDGHAVFLLGVRDTPAESFRYLRVPADENMRMDGWLRLRAALGDAGRRDEAARRFALGAAPAGRPEVAEQLQMSARRALELFSGAVYPVPPQPGQPEPPTGGLAALSTFIEAAVPEAQREATAATLIRILNGSLLELYQMSRAEADLPPASMADESTRSFLTQAVLSLSDAAFFPEPVIFTLGSFEHRQASVFQVTRTPGRNVVYLGCLLLIIGVFAMLYIRERRVWVWVSDDGAGRTRWRMALSSTRQTLDVDQEFAELKQALAAPTA from the coding sequence ATGAGTGATGCTTCCGTGACCACCACCTTGCCTGGCCGACACGCCGGGCGCGAAGCCATCGAGCTGCTGGCCTCGATGCGCTTTGCGATCGCCCTGCTGACGGTGATCTGCATCGCTTCGGCCATCGGCACGGTCATCCTGCAAGGTGAGCCGCTGGTCAACTACGTGGAGCAGTTCGGCCCCTTCTGGGCCGAGGTGTTTGGGGTGCTGGGCCTGTACCGCATCTACAGCGCGCCGTGGTTCCTGGTCATCCTGGCCTTCCTGGTGGTGTCCACCAGCCTGTGCATCGCCCGCAACACGCCCAAGATCCTGGCCGACTGGCGCACCCACAAAGAGCAGGTGCGCGAGCAGGCCTTGCTGGCCTTCCATCACCACGCCGAAGGCGAGATGCCGGGCTCGCTGGACGATGGGCGCCAACGGGTGCAAGGGCTGTTGCAGGCCCGTGGATGGTCCATCAAGACCGAGCGCCGCGAGGCCAGTGCCCGCGGGGCGGCCGGCATCATGTTCGGGGCGCGACAGGGCGCGGCCAACAAGCTGGGTTACCTGGCGGCGCACGGTGCCATCGTCCTGATCTGCCTGGGCGGGCTGTTCGATGGCGACCTGCTCATCAAGTGGCAGGCCTGGGCCAAGGACCTCACCGTGTTCCAGGGGCCGGGCGACGACATTGAACGCAGCAAGCTGGGGGTGGACAACCCCTCGTACCGCGCCAACCTGTTCGTGCCCGAGGGGCAGCGCACCAACGCGGCCGTGGTGCAGATGAGCGATGGCATGCTGCTGCAGCCCCTGCCGTTCGACGTTGAGCTCAAGAAGTTCATCGTCGAGTACTACAGCACGGGCATGCCCAAGCGCTTTGCCAGCGAGGTGCGCATCCACGACCCGGCCAAGCCGTCGCCGCAGGACTTCACCATCGAGGTCAACCATCCGCTGGTGTACGACGGGGTGACCTTGTTCCAGTCGAGTTTCGAAGACGGGGGCTCGTCGGTGACCTTGCAGCCTGTGCGCCTGGATGGCCGCTCATTGGGCGCGCCGCCGCCGGTGGACGCGCAGGTGCGCGGCCCGGCCGTGCGCATGCCCGACGCCTGGTGGGGCGGGCAAGGCAAGCGCCTGGAGGTGTCCGACCTCAAGCTCATCAACGTGGAGGACCTCAGCCAGGCGCAGCGCGTGCTGCCTGAAGACGAGGCGGCCCAGGCGGCATCGGCGGCCACCGAGGACTGGGCGACGGGGCTGGAAAAGCACCTGGGGTCGGGCGCCAAGAAGCCGGGCGACAAAAAGCTGTTCAACCTGGGGCCCGCCGTCAGCTACAAGCTGCGTGACGAGGCCGGGCAGGCCCGCGAATTCCACAACTTCATGATGCCCGTGACGCTGGACGGGCATGCGGTGTTTTTGCTGGGGGTGCGCGACACCCCGGCCGAGTCTTTCCGCTACCTGCGGGTGCCGGCTGACGAGAACATGCGCATGGACGGGTGGCTGCGCCTGCGTGCGGCGCTGGGTGATGCCGGCCGGCGCGATGAAGCGGCCCGCCGGTTTGCCCTGGGCGCCGCACCGGCAGGTCGCCCGGAGGTGGCCGAGCAGTTGCAGATGTCGGCGCGGCGCGCGCTGGAGTTGTTCTCTGGCGCGGTGTATCCGGTGCCCCCCCAGCCAGGGCAGCCCGAGCCACCCACGGGCGGGCTGGCGGCCTTGTCCACCTTCATCGAGGCGGCGGTGCCCGAAGCGCAGCGCGAAGCCACGGCGGCCACCTTGATCCGCATCCTCAACGGCTCGTTGCTGGAGCTCTACCAGATGAGCCGGGCTGAAGCCGACCTGCCGCCGGCCAGCATGGCCGATGAGAGCACGCGCAGCTTTTTGACCCAGGCGGTGCTGTCCTTGTCGGATGCGGCGTTCTTTCCCGAGCCGGTGATCTTCACGCTCGGCTCGTTCGAGCACCGGCAGGCCAGCGTCTTCCAGGTCACGCGCACACCTGGGCGCAATGTGGTCTATCTGGGCTGCCTCTTGCTGATCATCGGCGTGTTTGCGATGCTCTACATCCGTGAGCGTCGGGTGTGGGTGTGGGTGTCTGATGATGGCGCGGGCCGCACACGCTGGCGCATGGCTCTGTCGTCCACCCGCCAGACGTTGGATGTGGACCAGGAGTTTGCCGAGTTGAAGCAGGCCCTGGCGGCGCCCACCGCCTGA
- the ccsB gene encoding c-type cytochrome biogenesis protein CcsB, which yields MSLSTTTTARVAPGLPAGRDVWDWLFALLLVGTGAYAWQLLHLHMDVYEKAILVGAVPCLIALGWFWRPLRPLMVGVGLATGVAILLYRRALDDHGADLAVGEQLFLLKYLLSSQSAILWMSLLVFMSTVFYWIGAISGGHTPTRLASRMAWASVFFGVTGSMVRWFESHQIAPDIGHIPVSNLYEVFVLFAWLTTAYWLYYEDRFARMGRDLGSLGAFVMLVVSASVGFLLWYALERGAHEIQPLVPALKSWWMKLHVPANFVGYGTFALAAMVAFAYLIKVRAQETSWVKLLPLWLMGVILCFEPLVFRSRPEGESPLSSYWAVYFGVSALIVAAIIMARQRIAPRLPDLSVLDDVMYKAIAVGFAFFTIATILGALWAAEAWGGYWSWDPKETWALIVWLNYAAWLHMRLVKGLRGEFAAWWALVGLLVTSFAFLGVNMFLSGLHSYGSL from the coding sequence ATGTCACTGAGTACCACCACCACCGCCCGTGTGGCCCCGGGCCTGCCCGCCGGGCGTGACGTCTGGGACTGGCTGTTTGCGCTGTTGCTGGTGGGCACGGGGGCCTACGCGTGGCAACTGCTGCACCTGCACATGGACGTGTACGAGAAGGCCATCCTGGTGGGGGCCGTGCCCTGCCTGATCGCGCTGGGCTGGTTCTGGCGCCCGCTTCGCCCCTTGATGGTGGGGGTGGGGCTGGCCACGGGGGTGGCCATCTTGCTGTATCGCCGGGCGCTGGACGACCACGGCGCCGATCTGGCCGTGGGCGAGCAATTGTTCTTGTTGAAGTATTTGCTGTCGTCTCAGAGCGCCATCTTGTGGATGAGCCTGCTGGTGTTCATGAGCACGGTGTTTTACTGGATCGGTGCCATCTCGGGCGGCCACACGCCCACCCGCCTGGCTTCGCGCATGGCCTGGGCCAGCGTGTTTTTTGGCGTCACGGGCTCGATGGTGCGCTGGTTTGAAAGCCACCAGATCGCGCCGGACATCGGCCACATCCCGGTGAGCAACCTCTACGAAGTCTTTGTGCTGTTTGCGTGGCTCACCACCGCCTACTGGTTGTACTACGAAGACCGCTTTGCCCGCATGGGGCGCGACCTGGGCTCTCTGGGGGCCTTCGTGATGCTGGTGGTGAGCGCCTCGGTGGGCTTCTTGCTGTGGTACGCCCTGGAGCGCGGCGCACACGAGATCCAGCCCCTGGTGCCGGCCCTCAAGAGCTGGTGGATGAAACTGCACGTGCCGGCCAACTTCGTGGGCTACGGCACGTTCGCCCTGGCGGCCATGGTGGCCTTTGCCTACCTGATCAAGGTGCGTGCGCAGGAAACCTCGTGGGTGAAGTTGCTGCCCTTGTGGCTGATGGGCGTGATCTTGTGCTTCGAGCCGCTGGTGTTCCGTTCGCGCCCTGAGGGCGAATCACCCCTGAGCAGCTACTGGGCGGTGTACTTTGGTGTGTCGGCCCTGATCGTGGCGGCCATCATCATGGCCCGCCAGCGTATTGCGCCCCGCCTGCCCGACCTGTCGGTGCTGGACGACGTGATGTACAAGGCCATCGCCGTGGGCTTCGCCTTCTTCACCATCGCCACCATCCTGGGGGCCTTGTGGGCGGCCGAGGCCTGGGGCGGCTACTGGAGCTGGGACCCGAAGGAAACCTGGGCCCTGATCGTGTGGCTGAACTACGCCGCCTGGCTGCACATGCGCCTCGTCAAGGGGCTGCGTGGTGAGTTCGCTGCCTGGTGGGCGCTGGTGGGCCTGCTGGTCACCTCGTTCGCCTTCCTGGGGGTGAACATGTTCCTGTCGGGGCTGCACTCTTACGGTTCGCTGTGA
- a CDS encoding Crp/Fnr family transcriptional regulator encodes MSGPHPAHPPAARSWLTPAILAQLRSDPWFSHLPPEFEAELLAVAVQRRLQAGEHLFFRGDPPDGLYAILEGSLRISGVTEAGKEAILSLIDAPAWFGEISAFDQLPRTHNACAEGAVRVLHIPHADLMALLARQPLFWRELGVLMALRMRLAFINMEDMALLPSEVRLARRLVWLVEASGQVADVGPWVVPISQTQLGMMLSLSRQTTNQAVSALASQGLVRVAYGRIEVLDRVRLMEAAALSDTERQILAQLRASERR; translated from the coding sequence GTGAGCGGCCCCCATCCCGCGCACCCACCGGCCGCGCGCTCGTGGCTGACCCCGGCGATCCTGGCGCAGTTGCGCAGCGACCCGTGGTTCAGCCACCTGCCGCCTGAATTCGAGGCCGAACTGCTGGCCGTGGCCGTGCAGCGCCGACTGCAGGCGGGTGAGCATCTGTTTTTTCGCGGTGATCCGCCAGATGGCCTGTACGCCATCCTGGAAGGCAGCCTGCGCATCTCTGGCGTGACCGAGGCGGGCAAAGAGGCCATCTTGTCCTTGATCGACGCACCGGCCTGGTTTGGCGAGATCTCGGCGTTTGATCAACTGCCGCGCACCCACAACGCCTGTGCTGAAGGGGCGGTGCGGGTGCTGCACATCCCTCATGCCGACCTGATGGCCTTGCTGGCCCGCCAGCCCCTGTTCTGGCGCGAGCTGGGCGTGCTGATGGCCTTGCGCATGCGCCTGGCCTTCATCAACATGGAAGACATGGCCCTGCTGCCCTCGGAGGTGCGCCTGGCGCGCCGCCTGGTGTGGTTGGTGGAGGCCTCGGGCCAGGTGGCCGACGTGGGGCCGTGGGTGGTGCCCATCAGCCAGACGCAGTTGGGCATGATGCTGTCGCTGTCGCGGCAGACGACCAACCAGGCGGTCAGCGCCCTGGCCTCGCAGGGTCTGGTGCGCGTGGCCTACGGGCGCATCGAGGTGCTCGACCGCGTTCGCCTCATGGAGGCGGCAGCGCTGTCAGACACCGAACGGCAGATCCTGGCGCAGTTGAGGGCCTCCGAGCGGCGCTGA
- a CDS encoding glycosyltransferase, which translates to MPATPPHILIAWELGQSYGHIARCLRLGRALMHRGARVTLALKTVALPQALRWDDPLQIIQAPRHAPARTSARPDNHASMLLSCGFDQPDDLAARLKAWLSMINGLAIDLVVTDHAPTALLASRLAGQPSVVLGNGFAVPPAQCPWPAFTPWHAVPESELMASETQLDARIAQALTALGWTGPAVSMRSVYDHALSLLDTFPELDQYPQRPDRPQQVYVGPITGLSQAQQARWSNAAGAKVLAYLHPHTAGLSELLHALAALPAEVHCVIPRQQGQAPATPPPRPGLHLHTQPLHLPELLPHTSLAITNGNSGVSTQCLLAGVPVLSHPRHVDQGLFAMAIERLGAGAVAPEGLSVDAARQWLQQCLDDTHHRRQAQAFAQRHANHDPDEALSQTVSRILQALA; encoded by the coding sequence ATGCCCGCCACGCCGCCACACATCCTGATCGCCTGGGAGCTGGGCCAGTCGTACGGCCACATCGCGCGCTGCCTGCGCCTGGGCCGCGCCCTGATGCACCGGGGCGCACGGGTCACCCTGGCGCTCAAGACCGTGGCGCTGCCCCAGGCGCTGCGCTGGGACGACCCGCTGCAGATCATTCAAGCGCCGCGCCACGCACCGGCACGAACCAGCGCACGGCCGGACAACCACGCCAGCATGCTTTTGAGCTGTGGTTTTGACCAGCCAGACGATCTGGCGGCCCGCCTGAAGGCCTGGCTGAGCATGATCAACGGCCTGGCGATCGACCTGGTGGTGACCGACCACGCCCCCACCGCGCTGCTGGCCAGCCGACTGGCCGGCCAACCCAGTGTGGTGCTGGGCAATGGCTTTGCCGTGCCCCCGGCCCAATGCCCCTGGCCCGCCTTCACCCCTTGGCATGCCGTGCCTGAAAGCGAGCTGATGGCCAGCGAAACCCAGCTGGACGCACGCATTGCCCAGGCCCTGACGGCCTTGGGCTGGACAGGCCCGGCGGTGTCCATGCGCAGCGTGTACGACCACGCCCTGTCGCTGCTGGACACCTTCCCCGAGCTGGACCAATATCCTCAGCGGCCCGACCGCCCCCAGCAGGTGTACGTGGGCCCCATCACCGGCCTCTCACAAGCGCAGCAGGCCCGATGGTCGAACGCTGCCGGGGCCAAGGTGCTGGCCTACCTGCATCCACACACCGCGGGCTTGTCCGAGTTGCTGCACGCCCTGGCCGCCTTGCCGGCCGAGGTGCACTGCGTGATCCCCCGTCAACAGGGCCAGGCCCCTGCCACACCACCGCCCCGTCCTGGCCTGCACCTGCACACCCAGCCGCTGCACCTGCCCGAGTTGCTGCCCCACACCTCGCTGGCCATCACCAACGGCAACAGCGGCGTGTCCACCCAGTGCCTGTTGGCGGGGGTGCCGGTGTTGAGCCACCCCCGACACGTCGACCAGGGGCTGTTTGCGATGGCCATCGAGCGGCTGGGCGCCGGGGCGGTGGCCCCCGAAGGCCTCTCGGTGGATGCTGCCCGGCAATGGCTGCAGCAGTGCCTGGACGACACCCACCACCGCCGTCAGGCCCAGGCGTTTGCGCAGCGCCACGCCAACCATGACCCCGACGAGGCCCTGTCGCAGACCGTGAGCCGCATCTTGCAGGCGCTGGCCTGA
- a CDS encoding carbon-nitrogen hydrolase family protein, which yields MKVAAIQMVSTPDVHANFETARGLIAQAAQSGAELVALPEYFCLMGLRDADKLAIAEPLADAAWPATPSTPMQHILAETAREHGVWLIAGTLPLRADTALDDGSRVYNSTLVYNPRGERVARYDKIHLFCFDDGQRRYDEATVLMPGAQPVAFDLPSRDGHTWRVGLSVCYDLRFPELFRALGRSQPLDLIVLPAAFTDTTGQAHWELLLRARAVENLCHVLAPAQGGLHASGRRTHGHSMVVGPWGKVLAVQAQEGHGVVLADIDQARQSAVRHQLPALQHRVL from the coding sequence ATGAAAGTCGCTGCCATCCAGATGGTGTCCACGCCGGACGTGCACGCCAACTTTGAAACCGCCCGCGGCCTGATCGCCCAGGCGGCGCAGTCCGGTGCCGAACTGGTGGCGCTGCCCGAGTACTTCTGCCTCATGGGCCTGCGCGACGCCGACAAACTGGCCATCGCCGAGCCCCTGGCCGATGCCGCCTGGCCGGCCACCCCCAGCACCCCCATGCAGCACATCCTGGCCGAAACGGCGCGTGAGCATGGCGTCTGGCTGATCGCCGGCACCTTGCCACTGCGGGCAGACACGGCGCTGGACGATGGTAGCCGGGTCTACAACAGCACCCTGGTCTACAACCCCCGTGGCGAGCGGGTGGCGCGCTACGACAAGATCCACCTGTTCTGCTTCGACGACGGACAACGCCGCTACGACGAGGCCACCGTGCTCATGCCCGGCGCCCAGCCGGTGGCGTTCGACCTGCCCTCACGCGATGGCCACACGTGGCGGGTGGGCCTGTCGGTGTGCTACGACCTGCGGTTTCCAGAGCTGTTTCGCGCCCTGGGTCGCTCGCAACCGCTTGACCTCATCGTGTTGCCTGCGGCCTTCACCGACACCACCGGGCAGGCCCACTGGGAGTTGCTGCTGCGCGCCCGCGCCGTTGAAAACCTGTGCCATGTGCTGGCGCCCGCGCAAGGTGGGCTGCACGCCAGCGGGCGGCGCACACACGGGCACAGCATGGTGGTGGGCCCCTGGGGCAAGGTGCTGGCCGTTCAAGCCCAGGAAGGCCATGGCGTGGTGCTGGCCGACATCGACCAGGCGCGGCAATCGGCCGTCAGGCACCAACTGCCCGCCTTGCAACACCGCGTGCTCTGA
- a CDS encoding energy transducer TonB produces MPTKQQSLLAVMVAVVTTAHLWLLAAGSGTGGVGHGLTWQQGGARAMLPPTQPTPSAPPTWQVRQVSLVRPSSPSAPASPPTSPEPTEPTEPVTTADPPMNAAQQTSGGFNDYLPRHLLTVGPRPETPVIIDYPAHWNLPGRRSGRLAIYIDEHGTVRRVEALDSALVPAMVEAARSAFLSARFLPGERSGQAVRTRMEVEVDFDAGP; encoded by the coding sequence ATGCCCACCAAGCAGCAAAGCCTGCTGGCGGTGATGGTGGCTGTGGTCACCACAGCGCACCTGTGGCTGCTGGCCGCCGGCTCAGGCACGGGGGGCGTGGGCCACGGGCTGACCTGGCAGCAGGGTGGGGCCCGCGCGATGTTGCCGCCGACGCAGCCCACGCCGTCCGCGCCGCCCACGTGGCAAGTACGGCAGGTGAGTCTGGTCCGCCCGAGCTCACCGTCGGCCCCGGCATCGCCCCCAACATCGCCAGAGCCCACTGAGCCCACTGAGCCCGTCACGACGGCCGATCCGCCGATGAACGCCGCTCAGCAAACGTCAGGCGGCTTCAACGACTACCTGCCCCGGCACCTGCTCACGGTCGGGCCGCGTCCCGAGACGCCGGTGATCATCGACTACCCCGCGCACTGGAATCTGCCTGGGCGCCGCAGCGGTCGGCTGGCCATCTACATCGACGAACACGGCACGGTTCGCCGCGTCGAGGCCCTGGACAGCGCGCTCGTGCCGGCCATGGTGGAGGCCGCTCGCTCGGCCTTCCTGTCCGCACGCTTTCTGCCTGGCGAACGATCCGGACAGGCGGTGCGCACGCGCATGGAAGTCGAAGTGGATTTCGACGCGGGGCCATGA
- a CDS encoding pilus assembly protein, producing MLTRPLARHLITLLLAANAGWANADTDISQTPLITNEVQDKPNIMFVLDNSGSMRWDYTPDALAPFNNASQCEASSDFRMYGCRSSQCNSSAYNPNTTYDPPVTPDGRNYPNMPISAAWSDGFRPAFSSNTVNYDGAIDTRLPDGSVTVTVTLSSNLAVGTRVAFLSRSNPALWLSGTVTNAANKVNTFVLTFSSMHDGSKSDWRLGILSTQNLSSSYYFNYTGSQPRLNWTYNSEGNLTSNTFSQECRTNAQANNNQSNTTFTRVNVSGLETEAQQNYANWYSYYRTRILAMRSAAGRAVEAMDSNYRVGFGTLNDASGNFNGGVSNELGEFANIADFDSAQRVLFYSNLYSANATGSTPLRRALAKAGRYYGNELSGQTDPVPAATLSCQRNYTVLTTDGYWNDTSDPQRLDGNAIGNWDSSANRPVFDGGVINTTVTRTYAFTSSVKISNFGCGFFGFSPTYRHTLEETVTTVTGSTTTTTTNTGPWDTCSSTPPATPASTTQTVTAESTNTLADVARYYHLAPLARDAVGPVSGAGVPTLPLMTTFTLGFGVSGTLRYDPNYESQTSGDFADLKSGAKNWPKPTSGKATTIDDLWHAAVNGGGVYYAASDPGDLAESLKSAFDEINRQSGAGASAASSSLRPVLGTDQIFVGSYRTVDWDGSLKAFTLEEDKTTFSDNPDWDAATLLASVSATSRAIYYMGRSVDAGGTESRALTSFTYDNLSADADAATLTAHFNNLCGKPSIPTQCADLDTNERETASGANLVNFIRGDQSLEGTLYRDRESVLGPIVDASPVFVGKPPFTYTDDGYNSFKANQNSRCPVVYAAANDGMLHAFSAKTGTGSTCQAGGTELWAYVPRAIMGELYRLADTEYRSKHRFFVNGTPVVGDISLSAEASGTDEPEWSTILVGGFGAGGRGYYALDITNPSSPSSLWEFSDADMGLSYGNPVITKVPDAEGTPTWVVAFTSGLNNSGNGYLYILNAHSGQVMYKIPTLVDGAAVGSSGSPSGLNKLNAWIERPSDNTAARFYAGDMLGNLWRFNAGTAEDLAAPGPSSTDTRSFRVARFVANGQGQPITVRPELAKIEGQAVVLVGTGRYLGLSDAADLSSTQSVYGIKDPLSSTTGWGDVRANAGALVQQTLTEVQANATTGAPASRTISANTVDWGQSGVAGWYLDLPSAGERVFVPMSLAFDTLTLATLVPSPSACSGSGYSWLFDLNIRTGSYVSERAGDQVAATKSDKAVMGISTLQVDGETKTRQVITNSDGTVTLRDHVTAPSSAGGLRRTSWREIVPTPQ from the coding sequence ATGTTGACACGCCCTCTTGCACGACACCTGATCACCCTCCTCCTCGCGGCGAACGCAGGCTGGGCCAATGCCGACACCGACATCAGCCAGACGCCGCTGATCACCAACGAGGTGCAGGACAAGCCCAACATCATGTTCGTGCTGGACAACTCGGGCTCGATGCGGTGGGACTACACACCTGACGCCCTGGCGCCTTTCAACAACGCCTCGCAATGCGAAGCCAGCAGTGATTTCAGGATGTACGGCTGCCGCAGCAGTCAGTGCAACAGTTCAGCCTACAACCCGAACACGACATACGACCCACCGGTCACCCCCGACGGTCGCAACTACCCGAACATGCCGATCAGTGCCGCGTGGTCGGATGGCTTTCGTCCAGCCTTCAGCAGCAACACAGTCAACTATGATGGCGCGATCGACACGCGCTTGCCAGACGGCAGTGTCACTGTGACGGTGACATTGAGCAGCAACCTGGCCGTGGGCACGCGTGTGGCTTTCCTCAGCCGCAGCAACCCCGCGCTGTGGCTGAGTGGCACCGTCACCAATGCAGCCAACAAGGTCAACACATTCGTGCTGACTTTTTCGTCGATGCACGACGGCAGCAAATCAGATTGGCGACTGGGCATCCTCAGCACGCAAAACCTGAGCAGCTCCTACTACTTCAATTACACAGGCAGTCAACCTCGGCTGAACTGGACGTACAACAGCGAAGGCAACCTGACCAGCAACACCTTCTCTCAGGAGTGTCGCACCAACGCCCAGGCCAACAACAATCAAAGCAACACCACGTTCACGCGGGTCAACGTCTCTGGCCTTGAGACCGAAGCGCAGCAAAACTACGCCAACTGGTACAGCTACTACCGCACCAGAATCCTGGCCATGCGCAGCGCGGCGGGCAGGGCCGTCGAGGCCATGGACAGCAACTATCGTGTGGGCTTTGGGACCTTGAACGATGCATCGGGCAACTTCAACGGTGGCGTCAGCAACGAACTGGGAGAGTTTGCCAACATCGCCGACTTCGACAGCGCGCAACGTGTGCTGTTTTACAGCAACCTGTACAGCGCCAACGCGACGGGCTCAACGCCTTTGCGGCGGGCCTTGGCCAAGGCGGGCCGCTACTACGGTAACGAACTGAGTGGGCAGACGGATCCGGTACCAGCCGCCACCTTGTCCTGCCAGCGCAACTACACCGTACTGACCACCGACGGTTACTGGAACGACACCAGCGACCCTCAGCGCCTGGATGGCAACGCGATCGGCAACTGGGACAGCAGCGCCAACAGACCGGTGTTCGACGGTGGCGTCATCAACACCACCGTCACCCGAACTTACGCGTTCACATCGTCCGTCAAGATCAGCAACTTCGGGTGCGGTTTCTTCGGCTTTTCTCCCACTTATCGCCACACACTCGAAGAAACCGTCACCACAGTCACCGGCTCTACCACCACCACCACCACCAACACTGGCCCGTGGGACACCTGCTCCAGCACTCCCCCTGCCACGCCAGCGTCGACCACACAAACCGTCACGGCCGAAAGCACCAACACCCTGGCCGACGTGGCCCGGTACTACCACCTCGCGCCGTTGGCCCGCGACGCCGTGGGGCCCGTGTCAGGAGCAGGGGTGCCGACCTTGCCCCTCATGACCACCTTCACGCTGGGGTTTGGCGTGAGTGGCACGTTGCGCTACGACCCCAACTACGAGAGCCAGACCTCAGGCGACTTTGCCGACCTCAAGAGCGGCGCCAAGAACTGGCCCAAACCCACCTCTGGCAAGGCCACCACCATCGACGACCTGTGGCACGCCGCAGTCAATGGCGGCGGCGTCTACTACGCAGCCAGCGATCCAGGCGACCTGGCCGAATCGTTGAAGTCAGCTTTCGACGAGATCAATCGACAATCAGGCGCTGGTGCCTCGGCCGCGTCCAGCTCTCTGCGCCCGGTGCTGGGCACCGACCAGATTTTTGTGGGCTCGTACCGCACAGTGGACTGGGATGGCAGCTTGAAGGCCTTCACCCTAGAAGAGGACAAGACCACCTTCAGTGACAACCCGGATTGGGATGCCGCCACGCTGCTGGCAAGTGTCAGTGCAACCTCACGCGCGATTTACTACATGGGCCGCTCGGTCGACGCCGGCGGCACGGAAAGCCGCGCGCTGACATCGTTCACGTATGACAACCTCAGCGCCGACGCCGATGCCGCCACGCTGACAGCCCACTTCAACAACCTGTGCGGCAAGCCCAGCATCCCCACCCAATGCGCAGACCTGGATACGAATGAGCGCGAGACCGCCAGCGGTGCCAACTTGGTCAATTTCATCCGGGGAGATCAAAGCCTGGAAGGTACGCTTTACCGCGATCGCGAATCGGTGCTGGGGCCCATTGTGGATGCCTCTCCTGTCTTCGTGGGCAAGCCTCCCTTCACCTACACCGACGATGGCTACAACAGCTTCAAGGCCAACCAGAACAGCCGTTGTCCGGTGGTGTATGCCGCAGCGAACGATGGCATGTTGCACGCGTTTTCCGCCAAAACGGGAACGGGCTCCACGTGCCAGGCCGGCGGCACCGAGCTGTGGGCCTACGTCCCGCGCGCCATCATGGGCGAGCTTTACCGCCTGGCCGACACCGAATACAGAAGCAAGCACCGCTTCTTCGTCAACGGCACCCCGGTGGTGGGTGACATCAGCCTGAGTGCCGAAGCCTCAGGCACGGACGAGCCTGAGTGGAGCACCATCCTGGTGGGTGGCTTTGGCGCCGGTGGCCGCGGCTATTACGCGCTGGACATCACCAACCCCAGCAGCCCCAGCAGCCTGTGGGAATTCAGCGATGCCGACATGGGTCTGAGCTATGGCAACCCAGTGATCACCAAAGTGCCTGACGCCGAAGGCACGCCGACCTGGGTGGTGGCGTTCACCTCGGGGCTCAACAACAGCGGCAATGGCTACCTGTACATCCTCAACGCCCACAGCGGCCAGGTCATGTACAAGATCCCGACGCTCGTGGACGGTGCCGCGGTGGGCAGCAGCGGCTCCCCCAGCGGGCTCAACAAGCTCAATGCGTGGATCGAGCGCCCCAGCGACAACACCGCCGCACGTTTTTACGCGGGCGACATGCTGGGCAACCTGTGGCGCTTCAATGCCGGCACCGCGGAAGACCTGGCGGCGCCCGGCCCCTCGTCCACGGACACCCGCTCCTTCCGCGTGGCACGTTTTGTGGCCAATGGCCAGGGCCAGCCAATCACCGTGCGCCCCGAGTTGGCCAAGATCGAAGGGCAGGCTGTGGTGCTGGTGGGCACCGGCCGTTACCTGGGCCTGAGCGATGCCGCAGACCTCAGCAGCACCCAAAGCGTGTACGGCATCAAAGACCCGCTGAGCAGCACCACTGGATGGGGTGATGTACGAGCCAACGCTGGGGCGCTTGTACAACAGACACTCACCGAGGTGCAGGCCAATGCCACAACGGGCGCACCGGCCAGCCGAACGATCTCGGCCAACACGGTGGACTGGGGACAAAGCGGCGTGGCGGGCTGGTACTTGGACCTGCCGAGCGCCGGTGAGCGCGTGTTCGTGCCCATGAGCCTGGCATTTGACACACTGACCCTGGCCACGCTGGTGCCTTCGCCCTCAGCTTGTTCCGGCAGTGGTTACTCGTGGCTGTTCGATCTGAACATCCGCACGGGCAGTTACGTCTCGGAGCGCGCCGGTGATCAAGTGGCCGCCACCAAGTCGGATAAAGCCGTGATGGGCATCAGCACCCTGCAGGTGGACGGTGAAACCAAGACCCGGCAGGTCATCACCAACTCGGATGGCACCGTGACCCTGAGAGACCACGTGACCGCTCCCAGCAGTGCCGGCGGCCTGCGCCGCACCTCGTGGCGTGAGATCGTGCCCACGCCGCAGTGA